One region of Bacillus zhangzhouensis genomic DNA includes:
- a CDS encoding DEAD/DEAH box helicase, which yields MTLQHFDQYPLSDDLKQALEALHFHTPTPVQHETLSVAFSKQDLIVKSQTGSGKTAAYGLPICEMVDWAENKPQALILVPTRELAMQVKQDLTSLGRFKRIKAAAIFGKASFQAQKVELSQKNHIVCGTPGRILDHLEKGTLSLENLKFFVLDEADEMLNMGFIEQVSSIIQYLPPKRISMLFSATMSDDMKKLSEQFLQTPKVIEIACEETSVQHISHTVIETEEESKFSLLQRTIVIENPDRCIIFCNTQDRVNELTMKLDEWDVPCDKIHGGMRQEDRFDVMDEFKKGEFRYLIATDIAARGIDVSDMTHVIHYDLPYEKERYIHRTGRTGRAGKSGKTIAFMTKNAKPLIDELKQAAGIDFQTQPYPTKEEAEKYVESFEEKIETPIQKENKQAGVEKDIMKLYFNGGKKKKLRAVDFVGTIAKIEGVKFDDIGIITIQDTKTYVDILNGKGPLVLNAMRHTTIKGKQLKVHEARS from the coding sequence ATGACATTACAACATTTTGATCAATATCCATTAAGTGATGACTTGAAACAAGCGCTAGAAGCGCTTCACTTCCATACACCTACACCCGTTCAGCACGAGACATTATCCGTTGCTTTTTCAAAGCAGGATTTAATCGTCAAATCTCAGACTGGCAGCGGCAAGACTGCAGCATATGGTCTGCCGATTTGTGAAATGGTTGATTGGGCTGAAAATAAACCTCAAGCCCTCATCCTTGTCCCGACACGAGAACTCGCCATGCAGGTCAAACAAGACCTCACAAGCCTCGGACGATTCAAACGAATCAAAGCCGCAGCCATTTTTGGAAAAGCCTCTTTTCAAGCGCAGAAAGTAGAGCTTTCACAGAAGAATCATATTGTGTGCGGGACACCAGGCCGCATTTTGGATCACCTTGAGAAAGGTACCCTTTCTTTAGAAAATCTCAAATTTTTCGTGTTAGATGAAGCGGATGAAATGCTGAACATGGGATTTATCGAACAAGTCTCTTCTATTATTCAGTATCTGCCGCCAAAACGCATATCGATGCTGTTTTCAGCGACAATGTCTGATGATATGAAAAAATTGAGCGAACAGTTTTTACAAACACCAAAAGTCATTGAGATTGCCTGTGAAGAAACGTCTGTACAGCACATCTCCCACACCGTAATTGAAACAGAAGAAGAATCGAAATTCTCCCTTCTTCAGCGTACGATCGTCATTGAAAATCCCGATCGCTGCATCATTTTCTGTAATACACAAGACCGGGTGAATGAACTCACGATGAAGCTGGACGAATGGGATGTACCCTGTGACAAAATTCATGGCGGCATGAGACAGGAAGACCGCTTTGATGTGATGGATGAATTTAAAAAAGGTGAATTCCGTTATCTGATTGCAACAGATATAGCAGCCCGTGGAATTGATGTCAGTGATATGACACATGTCATTCATTATGATCTTCCTTATGAAAAAGAGCGCTATATTCACCGGACTGGTAGAACAGGCAGAGCGGGGAAAAGCGGGAAAACAATTGCGTTTATGACAAAGAATGCAAAGCCGCTTATTGATGAATTAAAGCAGGCTGCCGGCATAGATTTTCAAACTCAGCCTTATCCAACAAAGGAAGAAGCAGAAAAGTATGTAGAAAGCTTTGAGGAGAAGATTGAAACGCCTATTCAAAAGGAAAATAAACAGGCAGGCGTTGAGAAGGATATTATGAAGCTTTATTTTAACGGCGGAAAGAAAAAGAAGCTGCGGGCTGTTGATTTCGTTGGAACCATTGCCAAAATAGAAGGCGTTAAATTCGATGACATTGGAATTATTACAATTCAAGACACGAAGACATATGTAGATATTTTAAACGGCAAAGGCCCTCTTGTGCTGAATGCCATGCGCCACACAACCATTAAAGGCAAACAGTTAAAAGTACATGAAGCTCGTTCATAA
- a CDS encoding fatty acid desaturase produces the protein MMTSTNTQQQAILRKQVGQFSGADSKKSIIQLFNTFVPFFGLWFLAYYSLNISYLLTLFFAVIAAGFLVRVFIIFHDCCHQSFFKQKPLNHLFGFFTGVLTLFPYLQWQRSHSIHHATSSNLDKRGTGDIWLLTVKEYEEATRWTKIRYRLYRNPFVMFVLGPIFVFLFQNRFNVKSARKKERWNTHFTNVTILALAAATCLLFGWQEFLLVQGPIFLISGSIGVWLFYVQHTFEDSYFEADEHWNYVQAAVEGSSFYKLPKLLQWLTGNIGYHHVHHLSPRVPNYLLEHAHDQSEPLQKVPTITLKTSFESMKFRLWDEETKAFVTFKEARQSKKMNVPVIKGDILKKNA, from the coding sequence ATGATGACTTCAACAAACACGCAGCAGCAAGCCATTTTAAGAAAACAAGTGGGTCAATTCTCTGGTGCTGATTCGAAAAAAAGTATCATCCAACTTTTCAATACATTTGTTCCATTTTTTGGACTTTGGTTTCTAGCCTATTATAGTCTAAATATCTCCTATCTTTTAACCCTCTTTTTTGCGGTCATTGCAGCTGGTTTTTTAGTGCGTGTCTTTATCATTTTTCACGACTGCTGCCACCAATCCTTTTTTAAGCAAAAGCCGCTGAATCACCTGTTCGGTTTTTTCACTGGTGTACTCACTCTTTTTCCTTATCTTCAATGGCAAAGAAGTCATTCAATTCACCATGCCACAAGCAGTAATTTAGACAAACGCGGTACTGGTGACATTTGGCTTTTGACAGTAAAAGAATATGAAGAAGCCACGAGATGGACGAAAATCCGTTACAGACTTTACCGCAATCCTTTTGTGATGTTTGTTTTAGGTCCCATCTTTGTATTTCTTTTTCAAAACCGGTTCAATGTGAAAAGTGCCCGTAAAAAAGAACGCTGGAACACACATTTTACAAACGTGACCATTCTTGCGTTAGCAGCCGCAACATGTCTTCTTTTTGGCTGGCAGGAATTCCTGCTTGTTCAAGGTCCGATCTTCTTGATCTCAGGATCTATCGGTGTATGGTTGTTTTATGTACAGCATACATTTGAGGACTCATACTTTGAAGCAGATGAACATTGGAACTATGTACAAGCGGCTGTTGAAGGAAGCTCCTTTTACAAATTGCCAAAGCTTCTTCAATGGTTAACAGGTAATATTGGTTACCATCATGTCCATCATTTAAGCCCAAGAGTACCGAATTATCTTTTAGAGCATGCCCATGATCAAAGTGAGCCGCTGCAAAAGGTCCCGACCATCACGTTGAAAACAAGCTTTGAGTCGATGAAATTTAGACTGTGGGATGAGGAAACAAAGGCATTCGTGACGTTTAAAGAAGCACGTCAATCTAAGAAGATGAACGTCCCTGTGATTAAAGGAGACATTCTCAAGAAAAATGCATAA
- a CDS encoding sensor histidine kinase, with the protein MIKQFKIQKLHGISPYIWAIFFILPFYFILQTPSTLGIVIGIIMNIVFFTVYRFAFVAKGWSIYVFGLLLIGISTGYVMLYSYIYFTFCIAYFNGHIKRKVPFYILYYIHLASATVAVNFSLILKKGWFLTQIPFVLITLISAILLPLSIRSRKERERLEEKLEYANERIADLVKLEERQRIARDLHDTLGQKLSLIGLKSDLARKLVYKDPEQARAELKSVQQTARTSLNEVRKIVSSMKGIRIKEEMSNIEQILEVAGIELIYNEKEAPKHISLLNENIVSMCIKEAVTNVVKHSDATVCKISIHQKSKEVIIIVEDDGTFKGDHPASQTKGHGLLGMRERLDFANGRLRIETKDGTKLIMSIPNDSSAKETEGMK; encoded by the coding sequence ATGATAAAACAGTTTAAAATTCAAAAATTGCATGGGATTTCTCCCTATATATGGGCCATTTTTTTCATTCTGCCCTTCTATTTTATCCTTCAGACACCTTCGACTTTAGGGATTGTGATCGGCATTATTATGAATATCGTCTTTTTCACTGTGTATCGTTTTGCCTTTGTCGCAAAAGGCTGGTCAATATATGTCTTCGGCCTTTTATTGATTGGCATTTCAACTGGTTATGTGATGCTCTACAGCTATATTTATTTCACTTTTTGCATCGCCTATTTTAACGGACATATTAAACGAAAAGTCCCCTTTTATATCTTGTACTATATCCATCTAGCGAGCGCCACCGTGGCAGTGAACTTTAGTTTGATCTTAAAAAAGGGCTGGTTTCTCACACAGATTCCTTTTGTTCTGATCACCCTGATTAGTGCCATTCTACTTCCTCTCAGTATTCGGAGCAGGAAGGAACGTGAACGGCTTGAGGAGAAACTAGAATATGCCAATGAACGAATTGCAGATCTTGTGAAGCTTGAAGAAAGGCAGCGCATTGCACGCGACCTGCATGACACCCTTGGACAAAAGCTTTCTTTGATCGGTTTAAAAAGTGATCTTGCCCGTAAACTCGTGTATAAAGATCCTGAACAGGCTCGTGCCGAACTCAAAAGCGTCCAGCAAACCGCCAGAACGTCCCTCAATGAGGTGCGGAAGATTGTTTCCTCAATGAAGGGCATTCGAATTAAAGAGGAAATGTCGAACATAGAGCAAATTCTCGAAGTAGCCGGAATTGAATTGATCTATAATGAAAAGGAAGCACCAAAACACATCTCACTTTTAAACGAAAACATTGTAAGCATGTGCATCAAAGAGGCGGTAACGAATGTCGTCAAACATAGTGACGCGACTGTTTGTAAAATCAGCATTCACCAAAAATCAAAGGAAGTCATCATCATCGTTGAGGATGACGGTACATTTAAAGGCGACCATCCAGCCTCTCAAACGAAGGGTCACGGCCTTTTAGGAATGAGAGAAAGGTTGGATTTTGCAAATGGCCGTCTGCGCATTGAGACAAAGGACGGGACAAAGCTCATTATGAGCATTCCAAATGATTCATCGGCAAAAGAAACGGAGGGGATGAAATGA
- a CDS encoding response regulator transcription factor, with amino-acid sequence MINIFIAEDQQMLLGALGSLLDLEDDMTVVGKGTNGQEAIDFAKTHPVDICLMDIEMPGKSGLDAAEELKGSDVKIIILTTFARSGYFQRALKAGVSGYMLKDSPSEELASAIRSVMKGKKVYAPELMEDLYSDENPLTEREKSVLELVADGKNTKEIAKELSIKSGTVRNYISIILDKLEVKNRIEAITRSKEKGWFK; translated from the coding sequence ATGATCAACATCTTTATCGCAGAAGATCAGCAAATGCTGCTTGGTGCACTCGGTTCACTTCTCGATTTAGAAGACGATATGACAGTTGTTGGGAAGGGGACGAATGGCCAGGAAGCCATCGATTTTGCCAAAACACACCCTGTTGATATTTGCTTAATGGATATTGAAATGCCGGGAAAATCCGGACTTGATGCAGCGGAAGAGCTCAAAGGATCAGATGTGAAAATCATTATTTTAACGACCTTTGCCCGCTCCGGTTATTTCCAAAGGGCGCTAAAAGCGGGCGTCAGCGGCTACATGCTGAAAGACAGTCCAAGCGAGGAGCTGGCAAGTGCGATTCGCAGTGTGATGAAAGGGAAAAAGGTGTATGCCCCTGAATTGATGGAAGACTTATATAGTGATGAAAATCCTTTAACGGAGCGAGAGAAATCGGTCCTTGAACTCGTCGCAGACGGTAAAAACACAAAAGAAATTGCAAAAGAACTCAGCATCAAAAGCGGCACTGTCCGGAACTACATTTCCATTATTTTAGATAAGCTGGAAGTGAAAAACCGCATCGAGGCCATTACACGCTCAAAAGAAAAAGGCTGGTTTAAATAA
- a CDS encoding iron-hydroxamate ABC transporter substrate-binding protein, giving the protein MKKILFPLMLIFVLALSACGNSSSSSSNKGNQSAASDKITYQSENGPVKLPAHPKRVVVLGSYTGNVMSLGVNLVGVDSWSKKNPRFQKKLKNVEEVSDANVEKIMKLKPDVIIGLSNTKNVEKLKKIAPTVLFTYNKVDYLQQHIEIGKVLNKEKEAKAWVKDFKKRAAEAGKEIKAKIGKDATVSVFESGTKDLYVFGDAWGRGTEILYQAMKLKMPEKVKEKALKAGYYAVSQEVIPEFAGDYMIISKNSEMDNSYQNSEIYKSIPAVKKHRVYEANAEEFYFNDPLTLEFQLSFFKKHFLGK; this is encoded by the coding sequence ATGAAGAAAATATTGTTCCCTCTGATGCTCATCTTTGTACTTGCATTGAGCGCATGTGGCAATAGCAGCAGCTCTTCCTCAAATAAAGGAAATCAATCAGCAGCATCAGACAAAATTACATATCAATCTGAAAATGGGCCTGTGAAACTGCCAGCGCATCCAAAACGTGTTGTTGTGCTCGGTTCTTACACAGGGAATGTCATGTCACTTGGTGTGAACCTTGTCGGCGTTGACTCTTGGTCCAAAAAGAATCCGCGTTTCCAAAAGAAATTAAAAAATGTGGAAGAAGTATCAGATGCAAATGTAGAGAAAATCATGAAGCTAAAGCCTGATGTCATCATTGGCTTAAGCAATACTAAAAATGTAGAAAAACTCAAAAAAATCGCACCAACCGTTTTGTTTACGTATAACAAAGTGGATTACCTTCAGCAGCACATTGAAATTGGAAAAGTTTTAAACAAAGAAAAAGAAGCAAAAGCTTGGGTAAAAGATTTCAAAAAACGCGCAGCTGAAGCTGGAAAAGAAATCAAAGCAAAAATCGGTAAAGATGCAACAGTTTCTGTTTTTGAAAGCGGCACAAAAGATCTTTACGTTTTTGGAGATGCATGGGGCCGCGGAACAGAAATTCTCTATCAAGCAATGAAACTGAAAATGCCTGAGAAAGTGAAAGAAAAAGCATTAAAAGCCGGCTACTACGCGGTTTCACAGGAAGTCATCCCTGAATTTGCAGGAGACTATATGATCATTAGTAAAAACAGCGAAATGGACAATTCCTATCAAAACAGTGAAATTTACAAGTCCATCCCAGCTGTCAAAAAACATCGTGTGTATGAAGCCAATGCAGAGGAATTCTATTTTAATGACCCACTCACACTTGAATTCCAACTATCATTCTTTAAAAAGCACTTTTTAGGTAAATAA
- a CDS encoding response regulator transcription factor — protein sequence MFKILLIEDDTTLFQEIKERLVNWSYDVYGIRDFHQVLQEFTSVQPDLVIIDIQLPKYDGFHWCRMIRHHSNVPIIFLSSRDHPADMVMSMQLGADDFVQKPFHFDVLIAKISAVLRRVHDYNAEPATLKVWCGAAIDLEKNTVTNDHGEVELTKNELFILKELIQHKNHIVSRESLIQALWEDERFVSDNTLTVNVNRLRKKLDEISLGAFIVTKVGQGYLAKEKGDQ from the coding sequence TTGTTTAAGATTCTACTGATTGAAGATGATACAACCCTCTTCCAAGAAATCAAAGAACGTCTAGTCAACTGGTCCTATGATGTCTATGGGATTAGGGATTTTCATCAGGTTTTGCAGGAATTCACGTCTGTCCAGCCTGATCTCGTCATTATTGATATACAGTTGCCAAAATACGATGGCTTTCACTGGTGCCGGATGATTCGGCATCATTCAAATGTTCCAATCATCTTTCTCTCCTCAAGAGACCACCCTGCTGATATGGTTATGTCCATGCAGCTCGGTGCCGATGATTTTGTGCAAAAGCCCTTCCACTTTGACGTGCTCATTGCCAAAATTAGTGCTGTTCTTCGCCGCGTACATGATTATAATGCAGAACCGGCCACCCTAAAGGTATGGTGCGGCGCTGCCATTGACCTAGAAAAAAACACCGTAACAAATGATCATGGTGAGGTTGAATTAACGAAAAATGAGTTGTTTATTCTCAAAGAATTGATTCAGCATAAAAATCATATCGTCAGCCGGGAATCACTCATTCAAGCATTGTGGGAGGATGAACGGTTTGTCAGTGACAATACACTGACTGTAAACGTCAACCGCCTCAGAAAAAAACTAGACGAGATCTCCCTTGGCGCCTTTATTGTGACAAAAGTTGGGCAAGGTTATCTTGCAAAGGAAAAGGGTGATCAATGA
- a CDS encoding sensor histidine kinase — protein sequence MLQAFLKERRSWILFFLSLQLLILLVAYLDTTIPITSLFYIVLLSTFFLIVFLFFRYRKETAYYERLKKWDDDIEHQIRLTPSSPFEQLIHEATSEQIARYRRMAAEQKIVLEEEKDELLSWIHEVKTPLTAMRLMIDRLTDQPLKSNMTYEWLRIHLLLDAQLHQSRVRHIENDLFIEELDLQSIIAKEIKALQSWCMQKGIGFELALEERKVLSDIKWLSFIIRQVLTNAVKYSHSSDIVIESRQINDQIMLTITDQGRGIDPRDISRIFEKGFTSTRHHKDTASTGMGLYLTKKGADALHMTIEVNSTIDQGTTFTLIFPKKNDFVHIASM from the coding sequence ATGCTGCAAGCATTTTTAAAAGAACGAAGAAGCTGGATTCTTTTCTTTCTTAGTTTGCAGCTCCTCATTCTGTTGGTTGCTTATTTGGATACGACCATTCCAATCACTTCTCTTTTTTATATTGTGTTATTGTCTACGTTTTTCCTGATCGTCTTTCTCTTTTTCCGATACCGAAAGGAAACAGCTTATTATGAAAGGCTGAAAAAATGGGATGATGACATTGAACATCAAATACGGCTAACCCCCTCTTCCCCATTTGAGCAGCTCATACATGAGGCGACATCAGAGCAAATTGCCCGCTACCGCCGGATGGCAGCAGAGCAGAAAATCGTCCTTGAAGAAGAAAAAGATGAATTGCTTTCATGGATACATGAGGTCAAAACACCGCTTACAGCGATGCGCTTAATGATTGACCGCTTAACAGATCAGCCGCTGAAATCAAATATGACGTACGAGTGGCTTAGAATACATTTATTACTTGATGCCCAGCTGCACCAAAGCAGAGTACGCCATATCGAAAATGATTTATTCATTGAAGAGCTGGACCTGCAAAGCATCATAGCAAAAGAAATCAAAGCGCTCCAATCATGGTGCATGCAAAAAGGAATCGGCTTTGAGCTGGCGCTGGAGGAACGTAAAGTATTAAGTGATATAAAATGGTTATCCTTTATAATCAGACAGGTACTCACAAATGCAGTCAAATACAGCCATTCGTCCGATATTGTCATTGAAAGCAGGCAAATAAATGACCAAATCATGCTGACGATCACAGATCAAGGCAGAGGAATTGATCCAAGAGACATATCCCGTATTTTTGAAAAGGGCTTTACCTCAACAAGACATCACAAAGACACCGCCTCAACAGGAATGGGGCTCTATTTAACGAAAAAAGGAGCAGACGCTCTTCATATGACGATCGAGGTCAACTCCACGATAGATCAAGGGACCACCTTCACCTTGATCTTTCCGAAAAAGAATGATTTTGTTCATATTGCGAGCATGTGA
- a CDS encoding ABC transporter ATP-binding protein, translating into MNILEARKIYKSYGNKFNKQEVLSGIDLTIEAGEFVSIMGPSGSGKTTLLNVLSSIDHVSSGSIRIANAEMTQMKDQQLAEFRKKQLGFVFQDYNLLDTLTVKENILLPLSISKTPKREAFERFQQLAEDMGIYELRDKYPNELSGGQKQRTSAVRAFIHKPSLIFADEPTGALDSKSASDLLNKLQDFNRKRKTTIVMVTHDPVAASYSSRVIFIKDGQIYTQLNKGALERKMFFEDIMKTQGVLGGVKHEH; encoded by the coding sequence ATGAACATTTTAGAAGCTCGCAAAATTTATAAAAGCTACGGGAATAAATTCAACAAACAAGAGGTGCTGAGTGGTATTGATTTGACCATTGAAGCCGGGGAATTTGTCAGTATCATGGGACCATCAGGCTCGGGGAAAACAACCCTTCTGAACGTATTGTCCTCTATCGATCATGTGTCGAGCGGATCCATTCGTATTGCAAATGCTGAGATGACGCAAATGAAGGATCAGCAGCTTGCGGAATTTAGAAAAAAGCAGCTTGGTTTTGTTTTTCAGGATTATAATTTACTTGATACACTCACAGTCAAAGAAAACATCCTTTTGCCTTTATCTATCTCCAAAACGCCAAAGAGAGAAGCTTTTGAACGTTTTCAACAGCTCGCAGAAGACATGGGGATTTATGAACTAAGAGACAAATACCCGAATGAACTCTCTGGCGGACAAAAGCAACGGACATCGGCGGTTCGTGCCTTCATTCATAAACCAAGTCTTATTTTCGCTGATGAACCTACAGGGGCACTTGATTCCAAATCTGCATCTGACCTTCTCAACAAGCTGCAAGATTTTAATCGTAAACGAAAAACGACCATTGTGATGGTGACACATGATCCTGTTGCAGCCAGCTATTCAAGCCGCGTCATTTTTATTAAGGACGGACAGATTTATACGCAATTAAATAAAGGCGCTTTAGAAAGAAAAATGTTTTTCGAGGATATTATGAAAACGCAAGGTGTCTTAGGCGGTGTGAAGCATGAACATTAA
- a CDS encoding ABC transporter permease: MNINQLIFRNLKKNLKNYYLYVFALVFSVALYFSFVTLQYSPALDDVKGSIKGGASIKAASVLLIAIVGIFLLYANSIFIKRRGKEIGLLQLIGMTKQKMARLLNAENFILYVTAMAIGIIAGFISSKLMLMVLFKVTGVNAIANLHFSGMALLQTLIVFFIIYGLIMLRNRRFINQQTILSLFRTTSSTEQRVKKISLFEIIIGIFGIVLISSGYYISSQLLTGSYTSMIELFLAMIYILTSVIIGTFLFYKGSVSFIANIVRKRKNGYLAIHEVLSLSSIMFRLKSNALLLTIITTVSALAIGLLSLSYISYYSAEKTAKQQIPAHFVMSSEKEAATFTRALSDKHIAYDQKQIKVIQAKFDAKKIMDSELKNMNNDPGVLTLPVISEKNAPNLHVENNEVILSGYSDLLKKFMPIQNSGDVKLLIKKPLDLKVIDMKKDYLISYNFTFGGLPVAVVSQNVFQQLDQQKDPKLQLENNQYLAVNIKDAKNLEQANSVFTSLKLGDNSMSQLASVQQQKQTIGLMMFVVGFLGLSFLVTSGCILYFKQMNESEEEQNAYTILRKLGFTEKDLLKGIRLKQLFNFGIPLIIGLLHSYFAIQSGWFLFGEELWTPMLIVMSIYTVLYSVFGFLSVQYYKKVIKESL, translated from the coding sequence ATGAACATTAATCAGCTCATCTTCCGTAACCTAAAGAAAAATTTGAAGAATTACTATTTATATGTGTTTGCACTCGTGTTTAGTGTGGCGCTCTATTTTTCCTTTGTCACCTTGCAGTACTCACCAGCACTTGATGATGTAAAAGGCTCCATTAAAGGCGGTGCTTCAATTAAAGCCGCTTCGGTTCTGCTCATAGCCATCGTCGGGATTTTCCTGCTATATGCGAATAGCATCTTTATTAAGCGCAGAGGAAAAGAAATAGGTCTCTTACAGCTCATCGGCATGACGAAACAAAAAATGGCCAGACTGCTCAATGCAGAAAACTTTATCCTATACGTGACAGCCATGGCTATCGGCATCATTGCCGGCTTTATCAGTTCAAAACTGATGCTGATGGTGTTATTTAAAGTGACTGGTGTTAACGCTATCGCCAATCTGCATTTTTCAGGCATGGCCCTTCTGCAAACACTCATTGTCTTTTTCATCATCTATGGATTGATTATGCTGAGAAATAGGCGTTTTATTAATCAACAGACGATTTTATCTTTGTTTAGAACAACATCTTCGACAGAACAGCGTGTGAAAAAGATCTCTCTGTTTGAAATCATCATCGGGATTTTCGGTATTGTCTTGATCAGCTCAGGCTATTATATTTCTTCTCAGCTTTTGACCGGCTCATATACATCCATGATTGAGTTATTTTTAGCCATGATTTATATTCTAACCTCTGTTATCATTGGTACTTTTCTTTTTTACAAAGGCTCTGTTTCATTCATTGCCAATATCGTACGTAAAAGAAAAAATGGCTATCTCGCTATTCATGAAGTGTTATCTTTGTCATCCATTATGTTCCGGCTAAAATCAAATGCACTTCTTTTAACGATTATTACAACCGTATCTGCACTTGCCATCGGTTTGCTATCTCTTAGCTATATTTCCTATTACTCAGCAGAAAAAACCGCTAAGCAGCAAATTCCAGCTCATTTCGTCATGAGCTCGGAAAAAGAAGCAGCAACCTTCACTCGTGCACTTTCTGACAAACATATTGCTTATGATCAAAAACAGATCAAAGTGATTCAAGCGAAATTTGATGCGAAAAAAATCATGGATTCAGAGTTGAAAAATATGAATAATGATCCAGGCGTCTTGACACTGCCTGTGATCAGTGAGAAAAACGCACCAAATCTTCATGTGGAGAACAACGAAGTCATCTTAAGCGGATACAGTGATCTATTAAAGAAATTCATGCCGATTCAAAACTCAGGCGATGTGAAGCTTCTCATCAAGAAACCGCTTGATTTGAAAGTCATAGATATGAAGAAAGATTATCTCATTTCTTACAACTTCACTTTTGGCGGTCTGCCTGTTGCCGTCGTGAGTCAAAATGTTTTTCAGCAGCTCGATCAACAGAAAGATCCAAAGCTGCAGCTTGAGAATAACCAATATCTCGCAGTCAATATAAAAGATGCTAAAAATCTTGAACAAGCAAACAGCGTGTTTACATCTTTAAAACTAGGTGACAACAGCATGTCACAATTAGCTTCAGTTCAGCAGCAAAAACAAACAATAGGACTGATGATGTTTGTGGTCGGATTTTTAGGTCTCAGCTTCCTTGTCACATCAGGCTGTATTTTATACTTTAAACAAATGAACGAAAGCGAAGAGGAACAAAATGCCTACACGATTTTGCGTAAGCTTGGTTTTACTGAGAAAGATCTATTAAAAGGCATCCGCCTCAAACAGCTATTTAACTTTGGGATTCCGCTTATCATCGGATTGCTGCACAGTTACTTTGCTATACAATCAGGCTGGTTTTTATTCGGCGAAGAATTGTGGACTCCAATGCTCATCGTCATGTCAATTTACACTGTCTTATATTCTGTCTTCGGATTTCTGTCTGTCCAATATTATAAAAAGGTCATTAAAGAATCCTTGTAA